A window from Prosthecobacter sp. encodes these proteins:
- a CDS encoding SGNH/GDSL hydrolase family protein: MRPIYLLISSLAVTTTLISATPDKTQQLLAAGKEPIRIVCIGDSITGVYYHTGGLRAYPEMLEIALHKIYPQAQVTMRNAGISGDTTKGALARLDRDVLAHKPHLVTVMFGMNDMVRTPLAEFQSNLKEIIARCRQAGAEVLLCTQNSVVDTEARPSSKLAEFTQAIRDVGKQESLGVVDCYAIYEAVRAKDKLEWSLLHSDEIHPNMDGHKVFASAIAQAISGKAASLKDVGPPEPAMRHTLALLKEGKPIKVLAMPPYDQLIGPALTRLYPGAKVTVTAWPTEGQSLAQLEVAAKKVRAMAMDLVLIAVPSSAKAEDPEDFHKHYSWIMNWSLSFGPQQWDVVVVPPPPPGIPKLTASERLHEDFARRLIVAQDLHMLTRPQSDKTTLPELLATWLTELVQRTTK; this comes from the coding sequence ATGCGCCCCATCTATCTCCTGATCTCATCCCTGGCCGTCACCACCACGCTGATCTCGGCGACTCCTGACAAGACTCAACAACTTCTCGCCGCAGGCAAAGAGCCGATCCGAATCGTCTGCATCGGCGACAGCATTACGGGTGTGTATTATCACACAGGAGGTCTTCGAGCTTATCCCGAGATGCTCGAGATCGCGTTGCACAAGATTTATCCGCAGGCGCAGGTGACGATGCGCAACGCGGGTATCAGTGGTGATACGACGAAGGGAGCCTTGGCCCGGCTCGATCGCGACGTGCTCGCTCACAAGCCGCATCTGGTGACTGTGATGTTCGGCATGAACGACATGGTGCGGACTCCGCTGGCAGAGTTTCAGAGCAACCTGAAGGAGATCATCGCGCGCTGTCGTCAAGCTGGTGCGGAGGTCTTGCTGTGCACGCAAAACTCCGTGGTGGACACCGAGGCGCGACCGAGCAGCAAGCTGGCTGAATTCACGCAGGCGATCCGCGATGTGGGCAAGCAGGAGTCTCTCGGCGTGGTCGATTGCTATGCGATTTACGAAGCGGTGCGGGCAAAGGACAAGCTGGAGTGGTCGCTGCTGCACAGCGATGAGATTCATCCCAACATGGATGGACATAAGGTGTTTGCGTCGGCCATCGCGCAGGCCATTTCAGGGAAGGCTGCCTCGCTGAAAGATGTTGGTCCACCAGAGCCTGCGATGCGGCATACGCTCGCGCTGCTCAAGGAAGGCAAGCCGATCAAAGTCCTGGCCATGCCGCCGTATGACCAACTCATCGGTCCGGCGCTCACGCGGCTTTATCCCGGCGCCAAAGTCACGGTGACCGCGTGGCCAACGGAAGGCCAATCACTCGCTCAACTCGAAGTCGCCGCGAAGAAGGTGCGTGCAATGGCGATGGACCTCGTGCTCATCGCCGTGCCTTCCTCCGCGAAAGCCGAAGACCCGGAGGATTTCCACAAGCACTACTCCTGGATCATGAATTGGTCGCTGAGCTTTGGTCCGCAGCAATGGGACGTTGTGGTGGTGCCGCCACCGCCGCCTGGGATACCAAAACTTACCGCCAGTGAGCGCCTCCACGAAGACTTCGCTCGCCGCCTGATCGTTGCGCAGGATTTACATATGCTCACGCGACCACAGAGTGACAAGACAACCCTTCCCGAGTTGCTCGCCACTTGGCTCACGGAGCTCGTTCAGCGAACCACGAAGTGA
- a CDS encoding N,N-dimethylformamidase beta subunit family domain-containing protein, with product MKPVIPNSSLMNRRQFIATTGSLALSTQIGLAANASGTSDVIQKENARPGTRDWMLSKTGVDPKTKYRCPWIEGYCSRTSVRAGEKISFHVSTNPPSQFTIEIYRTGYYGGDGGRHVLSLGSFKGVTRPDPPVGPNRLRECQWEPCTELTIPHDWVSGVYVGKLTAERDGWQSYVIFIVRDDRRADFLFQCSDTTWQAYNRWPDQFALYDDGKDKWYCGPGVDVSFDRPYGKYCQILDAPLSTGSGSWFLWEFPFAYWMEQHGYDVSYISNLDTHADAKGLLRAKGFLSIGHDEYYSIEMYDQLKAAVTAGVNACFFSGDTCWGRIDLRPSSSGAANRIFSRIDAFGPRLPGGDWAGADKFPYQTPSEADLIGARNAPPVTGGGPWVCSMPDHWIFAGTGMKKGDGIPGLVGWEWMGLPADIPGLEVVSTGKTRNGNKGPKGEGVYAATIYPGPKKNIVFNAATCWWGDGLSAPPGYVRPKVYTEPKGVDPRAQRITSNILDRIKQCSHVS from the coding sequence ATGAAACCAGTCATACCAAACTCATCGCTGATGAACCGCAGACAGTTCATCGCCACGACCGGATCACTCGCTCTCTCAACGCAGATCGGTCTCGCTGCGAATGCATCGGGAACATCCGACGTGATCCAAAAGGAGAATGCGCGGCCCGGCACGCGCGATTGGATGCTGAGCAAGACCGGCGTTGATCCGAAGACGAAGTATCGCTGCCCGTGGATTGAGGGTTATTGTTCGCGGACGAGCGTGCGAGCCGGTGAGAAGATTAGCTTTCACGTCAGCACGAATCCACCTTCACAGTTCACCATCGAAATCTACCGCACCGGCTACTACGGCGGCGATGGTGGCAGGCACGTCTTGAGTCTCGGTTCGTTCAAAGGCGTGACACGGCCTGATCCGCCCGTCGGTCCGAATCGTTTGCGCGAGTGCCAGTGGGAACCATGCACAGAGCTGACGATCCCCCACGACTGGGTGAGCGGTGTCTATGTCGGCAAGCTCACGGCAGAGCGTGACGGCTGGCAGAGCTACGTCATCTTCATCGTGCGCGATGACCGGCGCGCGGACTTTCTTTTTCAATGCTCCGACACGACCTGGCAGGCCTACAACCGCTGGCCGGACCAGTTCGCACTATACGACGACGGCAAGGACAAGTGGTATTGCGGCCCCGGCGTGGATGTGAGCTTTGACCGACCCTACGGCAAGTATTGCCAGATCCTTGATGCGCCGCTGTCCACTGGCTCGGGCTCGTGGTTTCTGTGGGAGTTTCCGTTCGCCTACTGGATGGAACAGCATGGTTACGACGTGAGCTACATCTCGAATCTCGACACTCATGCCGACGCGAAAGGCTTGCTACGAGCGAAAGGTTTTCTCAGCATCGGCCACGACGAATACTATTCGATCGAGATGTATGATCAGCTCAAGGCGGCCGTCACTGCGGGTGTGAATGCCTGCTTCTTCTCCGGCGACACCTGCTGGGGCCGCATCGATCTGCGGCCTTCATCAAGCGGCGCGGCAAACCGCATCTTCAGCCGCATCGACGCTTTTGGCCCGCGTCTGCCCGGCGGCGACTGGGCGGGCGCGGACAAGTTCCCGTATCAAACACCGAGCGAAGCGGACCTCATCGGCGCACGCAATGCACCGCCTGTGACCGGCGGTGGCCCGTGGGTTTGCTCGATGCCGGATCATTGGATCTTCGCGGGCACCGGCATGAAGAAAGGCGATGGCATTCCCGGCTTGGTTGGTTGGGAGTGGATGGGCCTGCCCGCTGACATTCCCGGTCTCGAAGTCGTGTCCACCGGCAAGACCCGCAACGGCAACAAAGGCCCGAAGGGCGAGGGTGTTTACGCCGCGACGATCTATCCAGGTCCGAAGAAGAACATCGTCTTCAACGCCGCCACATGCTGGTGGGGCGATGGTTTGTCCGCACCACCCGGCTATGTGCGGCCCAAGGTTTACACCGAGCCCAAAGGCGTGGACCCGCGCGCACAACGCATCACATCGAACATCCTCGATCGCATCAAACAATGCTCTCACGTCTCATGA
- a CDS encoding aminotransferase class IV produces MSEPIVYLNNGFLPASQAKLNIYDLGIVLGATLTEMTRTFRHQPFRAEDHVARLYRSLKYSGIAVPLSQDEMLAKTRELAEANCKLLRPDEDIGIVHFVTPGENALYAGSAGAAGSMSPTICIHSFPLRFSMWRHLFVEGAHVVTPSIRHIPPQCIEPKMKNRSRLHWFLADKQSQAVDPHAITLLLDLDGNVTECAGSNFVIIKGTTIITPTTRNILWGISLQTVKELAPSLGMEFIEKDFQPYDVINADEAWLTTTPYCLAPCMKINNIPIGDGKLGPWFKAMQKAWSQRVGLNIEAQVMQSKD; encoded by the coding sequence ATGAGCGAACCCATCGTCTATCTGAACAACGGCTTCTTGCCCGCCTCACAGGCGAAGCTGAACATCTACGATCTCGGCATCGTGCTCGGCGCGACGCTCACCGAGATGACGCGAACGTTTCGACATCAGCCTTTCCGCGCAGAGGATCATGTCGCGCGACTGTATCGTTCGCTGAAGTATTCCGGCATCGCCGTGCCGTTGTCGCAGGACGAGATGCTCGCGAAGACGCGTGAGCTTGCCGAAGCCAACTGCAAGCTGCTGAGGCCCGACGAAGACATCGGGATCGTTCATTTCGTCACACCTGGCGAGAACGCGCTCTACGCTGGCAGCGCAGGAGCTGCCGGGTCGATGTCGCCGACGATCTGCATTCACTCGTTCCCGCTGCGCTTCAGCATGTGGCGGCATTTGTTTGTTGAGGGCGCGCATGTCGTCACGCCGTCCATTCGCCACATCCCGCCGCAGTGCATCGAGCCAAAGATGAAGAACCGCAGCCGCCTGCACTGGTTCCTCGCCGACAAGCAGTCGCAGGCCGTGGACCCGCACGCGATTACGCTGCTGCTCGATCTTGACGGCAACGTCACCGAGTGCGCTGGCTCTAACTTCGTCATCATCAAAGGCACCACGATCATCACGCCCACCACGCGCAACATCCTGTGGGGCATCAGCCTGCAAACCGTGAAGGAACTCGCGCCGAGCCTCGGCATGGAGTTCATCGAAAAAGACTTCCAGCCCTACGACGTGATCAACGCCGATGAAGCCTGGCTCACCACCACACCCTACTGCCTCGCGCCCTGCATGAAGATCAACAACATCCCCATCGGCGATGGCAAGCTCGGACCGTGGTTCAAAGCGATGCAGAAAGCGTGGAGCCAGCGCGTCGGTTTGAACATCGAGGCGCAGGTGATGCAGTCGAAGGATTGA
- a CDS encoding S8 family peptidase, with the protein MQAHGTRMAGLAAYGPLVSLLESTLVHRQQHNLESVKLLKNSGSHDPELYGAVTAQAVAYPETESQRARAFCMAITAEPPHSTGGPTSWSAAVDELCAGAAEGDSEDASGKRLMFLAAGNFDQALEAPEDFVYPDSLHNAPVQEPAQAWNAISVGAITHYEHINESDDEARTSQPIAAPGTLSPTSRTSRDWERKWPYKPDIVMEGGNLARTATNDIIALDSLRPLTTNENWRHQPFRTLADTSAATALAARLGAMLINQYPNLWPESIRGLVVHSARWNPRMLAGLDPHARIPKDRVRELLRVYGWGEPDIPRALLSARNKTTIITQNILQPFHLAEKFDINGKKTKSIATRDWHVHELPWWPRDLLLNAGETQVSFRVTLSYFIEPNPGSRAVPGAHPTQNRYRYASCGLRFEVKPTYEEDTVFRAKLNAAIQLDDEGEDDEDEISDASGTDNRWALGTRGRRIGGSLHQDVWRGSAADLATMDRIAVIPVKGWWATRKFPPGHERHDCHNRPIRYALVMSIETEADVPIYNFIETSLSAAVDNRIDVVVSGT; encoded by the coding sequence ATGCAAGCACACGGCACTCGTATGGCTGGCCTTGCTGCATATGGGCCTCTTGTTTCATTGCTTGAATCGACCTTGGTTCACCGCCAGCAGCACAACCTTGAGTCGGTGAAGTTGCTCAAGAATTCAGGTTCGCATGATCCGGAACTTTATGGAGCAGTGACAGCGCAAGCGGTGGCCTATCCTGAAACTGAAAGCCAGCGCGCACGGGCATTTTGCATGGCCATCACAGCCGAACCGCCTCATTCGACCGGCGGACCTACATCTTGGTCTGCGGCGGTGGACGAACTCTGCGCAGGTGCTGCTGAAGGTGACTCCGAAGATGCTTCGGGAAAGCGATTGATGTTTCTGGCTGCGGGCAACTTTGATCAAGCACTGGAGGCACCGGAAGACTTTGTCTATCCTGATTCCCTGCACAACGCACCAGTCCAGGAGCCCGCCCAAGCATGGAACGCGATCTCTGTGGGTGCCATTACTCACTACGAGCACATCAATGAGAGCGACGACGAAGCTCGTACATCGCAACCCATTGCTGCGCCTGGAACGTTGAGCCCAACCAGCAGGACATCACGCGACTGGGAGCGAAAGTGGCCCTACAAGCCGGACATTGTCATGGAGGGCGGCAATCTCGCGCGCACTGCCACCAACGACATCATCGCACTCGATTCGCTGCGCCCACTGACGACCAATGAGAACTGGCGTCATCAGCCCTTCCGCACACTCGCCGATACCAGCGCTGCAACCGCGCTCGCTGCGCGGCTGGGTGCCATGCTCATCAACCAATATCCGAATCTCTGGCCCGAATCGATTCGCGGTTTGGTGGTTCACTCAGCTCGTTGGAATCCGAGAATGCTTGCGGGTCTCGACCCTCATGCGCGCATTCCAAAAGATCGCGTTCGGGAGTTGTTGCGTGTCTATGGCTGGGGCGAGCCCGACATCCCTCGCGCGCTCTTGAGCGCCAGAAACAAGACGACGATCATCACTCAGAACATACTCCAACCATTCCACCTCGCTGAAAAGTTTGATATCAATGGCAAGAAGACAAAATCCATTGCCACTCGTGACTGGCATGTGCATGAACTGCCATGGTGGCCGCGCGACTTGCTCCTGAATGCAGGCGAGACGCAGGTCTCCTTCCGGGTGACTCTGTCATATTTCATCGAGCCGAATCCTGGCTCGCGAGCTGTGCCCGGTGCTCATCCAACACAGAATCGATACCGTTATGCTTCGTGTGGTCTGCGATTCGAGGTCAAGCCCACTTATGAAGAGGACACTGTATTCCGCGCCAAGCTCAACGCGGCGATCCAACTCGATGATGAAGGAGAAGATGACGAGGATGAAATCAGCGATGCATCTGGGACTGATAATCGCTGGGCACTCGGCACGAGAGGCCGCCGTATCGGCGGATCCTTGCATCAGGATGTCTGGCGGGGCAGTGCTGCCGATCTTGCCACCATGGATCGTATCGCCGTCATTCCTGTCAAGGGGTGGTGGGCTACCCGCAAGTTTCCACCTGGACACGAACGACACGACTGTCACAACCGCCCGATCAGATATGCCCTAGTGATGAGCATCGAAACCGAAGCCGATGTGCCAATTTACAACTTCATAGAAACGTCTCTGTCAGCCGCCGTTGATAACCGGATCGACGTCGTGGTCAGTGGGACATAG
- a CDS encoding ATP-binding protein yields the protein MPSAAQVKALLQSHTSGDDERFYAVALQVAAAEARHGHETLAKDLRTLVDRAKSKRSLAHATTNVLHIAQPTGEAAELLDSQHPEISVRDLVLSDAIRERVQRVIQEQRQINRLQAHGLRPRQRLLFTGPPGCGKTMTASAIASELRLPLFVVRLDALITRYLGESANKLRLIFDAVNQTRAVYLFDEFDSIGYSRESGNDVGEMRRVLNSFLVFIERMHSHSLVIAATNHGGRLDKALYRRFDDLIEFSLPGELQIRQMIDSRLQSIAAPKLMWPRIVKAAANLSFGEIGRACEDAMKQSILKETGKVTTTSLIAALKERRLFLPPLSEP from the coding sequence ATGCCCTCCGCAGCCCAAGTCAAAGCTCTCCTCCAAAGCCACACCAGTGGTGACGACGAGCGATTTTACGCGGTTGCACTCCAGGTAGCGGCAGCCGAAGCGAGGCACGGCCACGAGACTTTGGCAAAAGATCTGCGCACTTTGGTGGATCGGGCCAAGTCCAAGCGCTCCCTGGCCCATGCAACGACAAACGTCCTGCATATTGCCCAGCCGACCGGTGAAGCAGCCGAGTTGTTGGACTCGCAGCATCCAGAGATCAGCGTGCGTGATCTTGTGCTTTCTGATGCGATTCGGGAGCGGGTGCAGCGGGTAATCCAGGAACAGCGTCAGATTAATCGATTGCAGGCCCACGGACTCCGTCCCCGCCAGCGGCTTCTGTTCACAGGACCGCCGGGCTGCGGCAAGACAATGACGGCATCGGCAATCGCATCGGAACTACGACTGCCCCTGTTCGTAGTGCGGCTGGATGCCTTGATCACGCGCTATCTGGGCGAATCTGCCAACAAGCTGAGGTTGATCTTTGATGCGGTGAACCAGACCCGTGCAGTTTACCTTTTCGATGAGTTCGACAGTATCGGTTACTCAAGGGAATCTGGCAATGACGTCGGGGAAATGCGTCGTGTATTGAATTCCTTTTTGGTCTTTATCGAGCGAATGCACAGCCATAGCCTCGTGATTGCAGCGACGAATCATGGCGGGCGATTGGACAAGGCTCTTTATCGTCGCTTCGATGATCTCATCGAGTTCAGCCTGCCAGGAGAGCTTCAGATTCGACAGATGATCGACTCACGATTGCAAAGTATTGCCGCACCGAAACTCATGTGGCCAAGAATCGTTAAGGCAGCAGCGAACCTCAGCTTCGGTGAAATCGGGCGTGCTTGCGAAGACGCGATGAAGCAATCCATTCTCAAAGAGACAGGCAAGGTGACGACCACAAGTCTGATAGCCGCTCTAAAGGAGCGCCGGTTGTTTCTCCCTCCGTTAAGCGAACCGTGA
- a CDS encoding CocE/NonD family hydrolase, with product MKPILLTFTALLLAPLAALQAEAPDPGQYSAEQFEVKATRGNKAAMRDGVRLSLDVFQPKSDGRFPAILIITPYGNNPGYQKRGTWFAQRGYVVAVADSRGRFDSEGEWDPFDPKHKTDGYDLVEWLAKQPWCDGKVGMMGLSYMGWTQWWTATQGPPSLKAIVPEVAPPDQFYNLPYQNGVLQGVMLDWAGAMAGRVGQIIGPGPYGGFASSERRLSDYMQLPYLKLNELRGALDSPWFEKWIRGNTASDPYWRGIAYQTPQSYAKVAVPSLAVSGWFDGDANGSPMNYLAMKKYGATPDARRPRLVIGPWPHIFNQNRKVGAFDYGADAVINWDGYVCRWFDHWLKGVDNGVMKDAPVHVFVMGRNKWSAEQDWPLPQTRWTKYYLHSKGHANTTNGDGVLSTTAPASGDATSDSYVYDPAKPTLSDFTSGHIEDGAVDTRKSASGTDVLVYTTPPLDEEVEVTGPITAKLYAATSARDTDWMVRLIDVQPDGFSAMLCEGLMRARHRDPDHAGTFNPDKLSLIEPNQVNEYTIEFWRATANAFAKGHHIRVEISSSYFPLYLRNLNTGADNIGLETTSVVATQKIMHTTEQASHIVLPVIPRR from the coding sequence ATGAAACCGATTCTCCTCACCTTCACAGCTCTGCTGCTGGCCCCACTGGCCGCTCTTCAAGCAGAAGCACCCGATCCCGGCCAATACTCCGCCGAGCAGTTCGAAGTCAAAGCGACGCGCGGCAACAAAGCGGCCATGCGCGATGGTGTGCGGCTCTCGCTGGACGTGTTTCAGCCGAAGTCCGACGGGCGATTCCCTGCGATCCTGATCATCACGCCTTACGGCAATAATCCGGGTTATCAAAAGCGCGGCACCTGGTTTGCGCAGCGGGGCTATGTGGTCGCGGTGGCGGACTCGCGCGGTCGCTTTGATTCGGAAGGTGAGTGGGATCCCTTTGACCCGAAGCACAAGACCGATGGCTATGATCTCGTCGAGTGGCTGGCGAAGCAGCCGTGGTGCGATGGCAAGGTGGGCATGATGGGACTGTCCTACATGGGCTGGACGCAGTGGTGGACCGCCACGCAGGGACCCCCGTCGCTGAAGGCCATCGTGCCGGAAGTCGCGCCGCCCGATCAGTTCTACAACCTGCCTTATCAAAACGGCGTGCTCCAGGGTGTGATGCTGGACTGGGCCGGAGCCATGGCCGGACGCGTGGGTCAAATCATCGGCCCCGGTCCTTATGGTGGCTTCGCGTCCAGCGAGCGACGGCTCAGCGACTACATGCAGTTGCCCTACCTCAAGCTGAACGAGCTGCGCGGCGCTCTCGATTCGCCATGGTTCGAAAAGTGGATTCGCGGCAACACGGCGAGCGACCCGTATTGGCGCGGCATCGCTTATCAAACTCCGCAGAGCTATGCGAAGGTCGCGGTGCCATCGCTCGCGGTGAGCGGCTGGTTCGATGGCGATGCCAACGGCTCGCCGATGAACTACCTCGCGATGAAAAAATACGGTGCGACACCCGACGCACGTCGTCCCCGACTCGTGATTGGCCCGTGGCCGCACATTTTCAATCAGAACCGCAAAGTGGGCGCGTTCGATTACGGCGCTGATGCGGTGATCAATTGGGATGGTTATGTGTGCCGCTGGTTCGACCATTGGCTCAAGGGTGTCGATAACGGCGTGATGAAGGACGCTCCCGTGCATGTCTTCGTGATGGGCCGGAACAAGTGGTCTGCCGAGCAGGACTGGCCGCTGCCGCAGACGCGCTGGACCAAGTATTATCTCCACAGCAAAGGCCACGCGAACACGACAAACGGCGACGGCGTGCTGAGCACCACGGCACCAGCGTCGGGCGATGCCACGTCTGACTCGTATGTTTATGATCCCGCCAAGCCAACGCTTTCGGACTTCACCAGCGGCCATATCGAGGACGGAGCCGTGGACACACGCAAATCGGCCAGCGGCACCGATGTGCTCGTCTATACCACGCCGCCGCTCGATGAAGAGGTCGAAGTCACCGGCCCGATCACCGCCAAGCTCTACGCCGCCACCTCTGCCCGCGACACGGATTGGATGGTCCGTCTCATCGACGTGCAACCCGACGGATTCTCCGCCATGCTCTGTGAAGGCCTCATGCGCGCCCGTCATCGCGATCCCGATCACGCCGGCACCTTCAATCCCGACAAGCTCAGCCTCATCGAGCCCAACCAAGTGAATGAATACACCATCGAATTTTGGCGGGCCACGGCCAACGCCTTCGCGAAGGGGCACCACATCCGCGTCGAGATCTCCAGCAGCTATTTCCCCCTCTACCTGCGCAACCTCAACACCGGCGCGGATAACATCGGCCTCGAAACAACCAGTGTTGTCGCCACGCAGAAGATCATGCACACGACCGAACAAGCATCGCACATCGTCCTGCCAGTGATTCCGAGGCGGTAG